CAACAGCTGTTTCAGCCACATAAGCCCCCTCCCTATAGAAAACATGGCGACCAccaagaggtttttttaaaggcactCATCTTGCTCCTAGCAGTGAGACAGGTTAAGTTTAAAAGCTACACTTCTTATGTCACTATCTGTtgcaaagcagaatttaatACATGTCAAACTGGCACATCTCTCAGGATCAGTAAAGGGCTGGTAAAGCTCAAGCTCATATCAAGACTAGAAATTGAAAGCATCCAGCTTAAAAACTTGAGCCCAGCTTTGCACATTCAAGCAACTTCTCCTCCCCCTCAAGGTGTCTCAAAGCTTTAAAGAATTATgagaatttctttaaaatacagttgaGACATTTGGATAAGGGTCCCTTCACATCAAACAAACATTCTAGATTACACAGCCACAAGgctttttgccaaaaaaaatgttttggagcCCTCACAGCTCTGGATCTCATCAGGGTGTTCCCAGAGATCCAGACTATGAAACAACCATGGAGGAATCCAGAGGGGGCTTCTAAACTGCATTCTCAGATCTAACCAGATAACTATGTGCCACTTGAACCTACAGCCCAGCCAAAAGTAATTTACCTTTGTTAGTCCATTACAGAAGCGGTTAAATACTTCCTTCATGTTGCCACCTTTCTGCATGGAAATAACTCTAAGGTGATCCTCCTCATTGATCCAAACAAGGAAAGTCTTGTTATCGTTGTGCCTAGGAGACAAAGTAATCCTTTGCTGTCTTTCCCACCTCACACTTTGAAGACAGCTCATCACTGCAGTTTTTCGTTCAAGAGGCTCACTTAGCTGCTTCAAGATTGatcttccttcttttgctcACACAGGACCTGAATTAAGCTGGTAGTTGTTACCCTGCTCTTTTCAAGAGGTAATTTGAATTGGCCTTTACAGAGTAAGAAATACCATGGCATTACCTAGTCTTACAGTATCAAAACCTAAAACCCCCACATCCCCCATAGCTCACTTGTGGttccagtttaaaaattaaggtATTTCTGCTCAGCAATTTGTAGAAAGGTGATCAGTAGACTGAGTCCTGTACAGTAATGTTCATAATGACACCATGTGTATCAAGCCCTTTTTGCAGTACTTTGTCAGATCCTGTCAAAGTGCACTTTGTACCTTCCTTTCACTATGAATTTTAGATCAAGGCTCTTCAGAGATGCTATATAAAAATCCTCTGAACAATGagctcctcctgtcccagctTGCAGCTGACAGCAAGTACTATCATCAGTATTTATCAAGCTAGTAATTTCTGAACTTGATTAGGATCAAAAATTAGCTAGTACCcgaggaaaattatttatgcaGACAACACTAAGACATTACACTTCAAGTCTGTAGATTAGTCATGCTCAGATGACAGCGCTATCTGGTGCTGGCAATCTGCAGGTAGATGATGCAATCTTAAAGGTGACCTACAGAAACAAAGCGTGCTTCCTCTGGGTTGTTCTGAAACAGCTGCAGTAATAATATTGGAGCATTCCTGCTAAAAAAGATGTAGCCCTTAGCTTACAAGGGAGCAAGTTAATTATGCTGCAGAAGCTCCTGAGATGCAGTTTTATGTAGGTGACCTACATTTAAAGCAAGCAGAATCCTTCTATTCCACACCTCTGCATCAGTCAACTCCTGTCACGGAGtctctggggacagaggggagaGCTCATCACTAGCACAGATAAAGCCATACTAGTCCAGCACCAGTGAGTTTCTGCAAGCAGAAGTAAAGAGATTCCAAGGGAGTAACTTCGCATCCAGGATTGACTCTGAGCTAAGACAATGTTATAGTTTGTACCACAAGTTACTCTCAACTCTTTTGGTAAGAGCTGCCGGCAGTGACACACCTGCTCCTTTACAAGTTATCTACTTCCATAAAGTGATTCAGTGTTCATATGGTGGTTCACTACCCTGCAGGCTCTCGTTCTGGGCTAGCCAAGCTGGCTTATTCTTACCAGCTTAAGAACACTTGTCCAAATTTTGCTGGTTAATTGCAACTTCTCCCATAGAAGTTTATCAGACACAGTAATACAAGGTAAGAAGCTACTATTTTGCCCAACAGTACAAGTCACCACCAAAACTGCAAGACTTTCTTGACTTCTGTGACTGCTTCCTCAGACATACTCACCAAATACCCCTGGCATCAGGCCAGTCTCGTGCCATCCCAGATGCCAACAGAAGAGGAGAAACTGGCTTGTCAAACAAGAAGTGGTCATcaatcagctgctgctgctctgcatcagTCATGTTCCTCAGAGCATAGTACTTCCCCTTGAGATCACCTTCCAGACTACCCAGAGCTGGAAGAGAGAGGCTCTTTTAGAATGGGACTAAAGGTGCTAGACTTTCCTAGCGCTTTGGAGACCACATACAAAGTATGGCAATGTTTGATCTGCTGGGTCTGGCTCCTCCCTTACTTTCATCTGCAATGGCAATGCCCTTGTAGCAGTACAGAACTTGAGGCAGTATCAGATGATTTGTCTGCACCTTCCAGGCTTATACAAATAGCCTTTGTTCCCTTACATGCAGTATAGAATCGTTACTGCTGCTGAACTGTAGAAACGGAGACTGCTTTACTTCCAAGGAGAACCAAGGTTATGAATATAACAAGCAGTATTATTCTAGTCAAGATCTGTTACCCTGCCCTTGAGAGGTTCTGAAACAACTACACTCTCAGTCTCCAGAACTGCACCTTGAGCACTGGGAggcaataggaaaaaaaaaaaaaaacaaaccaaaacacagctgaagagTTTCACTGAAAAACCAGGGCTTATTCCAGTCAGCTGCAGATTTGGAACAGGACTACATCCCTAGCAAGATGAACATTAATGAAAGTCAATTAAAAGCAGCCACAAACACTGCACCCCATGACTCAAGCCCTGTAGTTGCTACATACCTGTTACATTTTAGGTTTGAGCCCTGATTAACCAACCGctttccccacacacacacacagacagcaaCTTTTAAGATCAGCAGCGGTCAACTTAATGCAGTCCAAGTTCCCTCTGCCATGTGCTCTTGCTCTCAGCTACAAGCTGTAATGCTGAGGCAGCTCTAATGCAATGAGCCTTTTTCAGGGAAAGCTCCATGTTCAGGCTCCAGGGAGAGTGGCTTTTGCCAAGTGCCTCCATTTTCAAACTGCAAAGAACACCTCTTGTTCAAAGGACAGAACTGTGTCCCTGATGCATCCAGTTCTCACTTTACCTTCAACAGAGAGCTTCTCGATAGCCCGCCTCTCCCCTCGACTGCAGTGCGGGGGAAGACAGAATCCACGGATGCTTCTGCCAGTTCTGACACGGGAGCTTAGCACGTAATTGGGATCCAGGTCATCACCTCCCTACAAGATTAGGAAACCAAGTACAACCCTATTACCAAGACACCTCCCCTAAACACAATGAGTCCCCCATGCATTTAAGAATGTACTTTACACCTGAGCTATTGACTACCTGGCCTGTAAGGCAGTGCTTCACTTCAGGGCTGTTAGCATTACATCAAGTATCTGTGTAACACAACTCTTTGAGGCCAAGGCTACAGCTACTAAGTAGTCGTAGAAGACAGGGGTATCACCAGAACAACAGTTTCATGACCATTTCAGACTGTGGTCTAGGCTTCTGTTACCCCTTACAGATTTGCAATGTAGAGATATAAATATGAGGCAAAAGCTTCTTTAGGTACGTGTTTGCTCTTGCAAATGAGACTTATTCATTAATGTTCTCCCAAGTCTCTTATTTTCAATATGATTTATGGCTAGCCAATCAACATGAAGTTGAAAGGAACTCCCAAAGTTTAGCTTACAGTAACATTTAAAATCCATAAAATGATTAAGAATCCTTACTCCtagctgtaaaaatatttattcaatagCATGACACCATCAGCTGGTAATTAAGATCCAAGatcagacagaagaaaatgtttaaattttatgaTAGTCCTCAACTCCCAGGACAGTGCTGTTTAGTTTGACAGTTAAGAGCCCACAGCTCATGGAAATACACAGCAAAGGTGTTTGGCACAACCCTGAAAAATGTTCCTGCTGCACGCAAGCTGCCTGGTGTGCAGTACCTAACTGGCCACTGATATCCCACAGCAGCAAGCTCTTCAGGCTGATTGCACCAGACCCACAGCCCAAGTGTAAATGCTGGTGGAAGCAAGGGGACAGAGCCTGAGCAAGCAGTTTAGGCAGCTGCCAACAACTTTACAGTCCTCAGACCAATAATCAGTAATTGATCAAAACTTTATACCTGCAGGTTATCAGCATTCAGGTCAGTCTTGTGCTGATCACTTGGTTTGTAGCCACCATGCCTGTCTTCAATAACTGGATCAAAGAGCTCCTTGAACACTTCATAGGATTCTTCATCACCAGCCACGCAGCCTACTGTCATTATGAAGGGATGGCCTGGAGTGGTAATAAAGTCAGAACAGCTAAGTTTGGGCGACATTTGGCTGTACTCCACTGCAGCACTAACCAGGCAAGTTCTTTAGTGGCAAGTCTAGTCACTTAGAAATTCATTCTTACATAGAAACATTTGGAGAGACCCTTTGTTTTACACTTCATCCAGTTAGTCAAATGCAGTGCTATGGAAACCCATAGCTGTTGTCATTAAACCATGCTCATTTGTCAAGCTTGGTTTAGGACAAATTTGCACAGCACATCTAATTAACTAGCTAATTTAGATCACTGCATAGAACTTTATGTCTAAACAGCCATGCTTTGCTGCAAGCAAGcatgctttgctttttgctCCTTCTGCTACAGAGCTACATTTCTGTAGTCTGCTCATAAATACCACCTCCACAAGATTAGTTTTAAGTCACCATATTCAAAACCACCAGTTACTTCAGCTGGTTCACACAGAATATTCTCAATGCATTTTACCAGGATTATCAACCCCAGTCTGAATGACATCATCCAGGGTGAAGCCACTGGGCGTGACTCTGTCTCTCAGTTTCTTGTACAAATCCAGGGTTAGAACTTTGGCCATGTGGTTGTTGTGGGAGCTCAGGTCCGGGTACTCCTCATCAGGAGGCAGTCTCTGATTATTTAGTTGGGCCATTTTGATATTGCtagagtaaaaataaatactgtaatGTTAACATGTAAACACATCTGCTCCCCCTTTTTCATAGAAGTGCTAGAGAACATCACATAAGCAGTCTGGAATAGGAATAGACCAGGTAAGCcgacttttttttcctcccctccctaGATAAGTTATAATTAGAATGCATTTGGTTtgacttttgggttttttttctcttcagattGAAAGTATTTAGCAGAGCAGTTACATAATTGAAGTGTCTGGGAATTGATATGTCACATCACAGCATGGTACATAGCTTGATGGAAACATGGCCTCCTAACAGAGCCATGCCTTTAGAGCAGTCTCTCAATGCTTTAGAAGATATGTCCCTCGGTAGCTTGAGAACTTTGGGTACCACTGTCAAGAAGCACTTCCAGTCAGGAGGGAGAACAGATTATTATGCAGACCTAACGATCCCATTACCTGGGTTGTCAACCCCAGTCTGGATGCAATCATCCAGGGTAAATCCACTGGGAGTCTGTTTATCTCTCAATTTCTTGTACAGGTCCGGGGTCAGCACCTTAGCCATGTGATTGTTGTGAGCTTTCAGGTCAGGGTACTCCTCCTCAGGCTTGTATTTCATCTTCAGGAGGTTGTGGCTGTTTGAGAAGGGCATGGCTGACCCTACCGCAGTCACTAGGGGAGAAAGATGGGAAGCCTATCACTGGGGGTTTGGCAGCCTCCAGACCGGACCGCCCGGGGGAACGCCAGGCACACAAAAGGTCACCTTGGCTCACGTTCCACCCGCGCCTTTCACACCTTTGCTGCTACACCACCTTCCACAAGCGCAAAGAAGACAAAAACTTCTTCACCTCCACGAGCCTTGCCCCGTTCCCACCATCCCGGTCGCAGGGGCAGAGGTTCTCCCAGGGCACCGCCCGGGTGAGGGGACGCGCCCAAGGTCGCGCGGAGCGACCGTTGCAGCACCGGGCAGACCCCGCGCGCGGCTCCGGGGCACGGGCAGCGGCAGGGCCGCCGCGAGCCGGGGGGTGCTCGGCCCCACCGGGACCCCGGGCCGGCCGGCAGGTGAGCGGGGCGGCACCGCTGCACCCTCGCTGCGCGGCCGCGCCTCCTCTCGCCGCTGAAGGGCGAGGGGATCCCGAGGAGCGACGGCGCTCTCCGCGTCCGTGGACCCCCGGCTGCTCCCCGACCggagagggaagggcagcaTCCAACAAGCCCTTACACAACAGACGGCTCCCTCACGGGACCTGGACGGGGCGAGCGTATGTAACTACCCTGCTAAATACCAGATTAATCTCGTTTTAGAGCCCAACCAGCCCAGCGAGCACCTGCGCCGCGCCCCGCACCCCNNNNNNNNNNNNNNNNNNNNNNNNNNNNNNNNNNNNNNNNNNNNNNNNNNNNNNNNNNNNNNNNNNNNNNNNNNNNNNNNNNNNNNNNNNNNNNNNNNNNNNNNNNNNNNNNNNNNNNNNNNNNNNNNNNNNNNNNNNNNNNNNNNNNNNNNNNNNNNNNNNNNNNCTTTGTTTTAAGGCTGCAGAACGGCGCGGCTGCCCCGGGACTTACCGCGGGCTTCGCAGCTACAGCAAGAACCTCCGCGCAGCTCCGTGCACGGCAGTACCCAAGTCCGAGTGAAGCTCCAACGGCCCCGCCGCGCGTCTTTTATATAGAGCGCAAGCCGGCGCCCCATTGGCCGTTATTTATAGCCCATTCATTCCATTGGGCCGCACGGCTGTGGGCGGGGTGGGCGCTGCGCCGCCGACCGGGCCCGCGCTTGCCGCCATTTTGCTCGGCGTCGGGGAGGTTGGTTGTGGGTGGAGGGAGCCCTCCCGGAGCGCTCTCGCGGCGCTGAGGCGGCCCCGGCTCCGTCCGTTACTGCGAGCGTGAGGGCAGGAGTCCATGTCCTGGGCCATCGGCCAAAGGGTGGCACCGCACACCAGCGTGGCCGGTTGCAGGCTTCACACCTTTGCCAGCAGCTTGGTCGAAGGTTCAAACGGGTCTGACAATGCATGATCCCAAAATAAGGGTTATGTAGTGTGCGGGTTGGCCGTGCTGTAAGCTTTGTGAATGGCAAGTGCCCCCGAGCTGGCAGAAAGCCCTGAGGCGGCTGCGGATGTGGCGAGCAAGCCCTGGCAGCCTGGTTGTGCAGAGGGAGGACCTGCACCTCGCCTCCAGCACCTGTGAAACCGTGGGCTCGTTTTACAGTTTAATTTGAAAGGAAGCAGGGTGATTGTGTAAATCGCAGTGAATCCTCTGCTCTTGTcatgtgccaaaaaaaaaaaaaaaaagaaagaaaaaagcttcagCTTTTATTGGAAAGAGGGTGATTTCCTGCTAAAGACAGGCACAGGAACTCTGGGATCTGACCCATCTAAAGCTCACCTGAAATTCACAATAATAGTGACTTCCACGGGTCTTTTTGTTAGGAATGAGCAGGTTTGTTCCAAAGCTAAGATGCAGCTGAGAATCCTGCtgtttgcagaaaaaatatgttaacAATGTGAATGAGTCTCTTGATTTGACTTTCACCTTTACATAATAATATCATTATCTTTCTCTGACGTGTTTGTCACAGCAGAACCCATGTTTATCCTCCTGTCCAAACAGAGTGTACTTATCCATGAGAGTGCAGATCTGAgtcccagagctgctttccttgACATGAGCTGTACATGTCAGGAGACATCACCTGAAACTTTCCCCACCACAATCCTTTCAGCACCATGACCAGTACCCTCACCCTAACAACAAGAAGCATGTGCACTTTACAGAACTGCTTaggagttaaaaataataataatgcacaTATAGAGGAAAtcattgcaaaataaaaagcctagactgcttcaaataaaaatgtgctgtgtTTGGCTGTCATCCAGGTTTCCGAGCTATTCCAGGCCTGGTAGACTGAGATGCTGAGTATACAGATCTCCAGGAGAAATCAAGGGCTCAGCATCTGTGCAAGTCCAGTCTCTTAGCTTCCGGATCAAAGAACAAATCCTCTCTCTAGGTCTCCTCTGCACTTTTAACCTCACAAAATCTTCCCCTGCACACTAACAGTTTCACACAATGCTCATGCATCAGAATAGTGTAAATTGCAAATAATGAATGGCTAAACAAGTATTAAATGTTTGTAAGTGTAAAATTGTACCTAGAATCCTCAATAAATCACaatataaatgtaatattaCTGGACTACCTCTGCTGCAAacaataatgcaaaataattctgattgtggatttttttaatgtaaaacacaagtattttattcttaatttcaAGCAGAAATATACTAAAACCATTTTCTTACAATACAGCATATTTTTGTGGTGGTATTcttgccaaaaagaaaaaaaaagtgccaatTAGGGTAGGTTGTGAAGGCTTCTTTTATCTTATTCCATAATCTTTTGCCACACAAAGCAACCAACTGTTCTGTAATTTAATTGTTCAGCAGATTTGTGGAGTCAAGGTCACCTCAAGATCCAAAATCCAAGGATCTGTTTCATTGGATACGCTCTTTTTCTCCCGGCCTTGCAGAACAGGGAATACCAGTCATGGTAAGCAGGTAGAAGTCTCAGTGTACCACCCATTACGGCACTTCCAACACAAAGACACACCTCTTCTTCACAGAACTTGGGTGACGTGGAAAGAGAATCAGGAACATAAAATCACTAAAAAATATCCAATTTACATGTTTGATAAACAATGCACCCTCTACCCCCCTTTTCTCACCACTATTTGACAAATTTCTAGCATGCAGTAAGTCAGAAGCGGCTGGGTTTTACTCAGACAGCATTTTAAGATTTGCTGAAAGCTGTGTGTAAATTGGATCCTATCTTTGTCACAGCATTCCATGCCAGCTTCCCTAGTGACTTAATTACagatgctgtgctgtgtgtcaaCAGCCTCTGATCACCCGCTTTATCTGCCTCATCTGCTGGGAAACACTTTCTTTGGATAAGCCTGTATGGCCTGTTAGACAGTGATAAAGGCACCAGTACTCATTTTTCATGCTGGGATGGTACTTTAGTGAATACTGATTTATATGCTACATTTCCAGTTGGAAAGGTGGGCTGATTACTCTAGAGATCTTTGCACTGAGCTTTAACAATGAGGAATTAAGGGAAGTTAATCATGGGCCATGCAGCTAACTTCCTAAGAGGCTTAATTATAAATGTTGTGTGGTGTACAAGTGCAAGAGGAGATGGGTGCTAGCTAGTGAACGTGTCTTCTGAAATTACTTGCGTGAACGTAATATGAACCTGAAGAATTAGGGGATAAACACCATCTTGGAAACAGAACAGTATTCCAAATTAGGGAACAGCAAGAGAAACTGGCTTGCTGTGAACAACTGAATTGTTTCCAATTCCTAATCTACAACTAAACACCACttgaaaattaaacataacACTCATGTACCAGTAGATTAAAGAAATTGGCCATAGCTCCATCTGCTTAACTTGTCAAATGAAACTTCTCTTCCCATTTATcacataaaatttatttgcttaGTTATTATCCTTGGTGTATTTTTTCTCACTGCTTAAGCATTCTGTTGAAAATTACTGATTGTTTCCAGTGACCTCAGTGCCTGTGGAAATGAGGAGTTGCTGAGTGTCTCAATGTTGCACACAGTCAGGCCCATAGTGATCTGAACAGCAGCCCATCATGGGAAAGAAAGGACATGAGAACATAAACAATGACAAATATAACCAATGACactaaaaatgacaaaaaattaaacaaagtgGGTGCAAATATAAAGGCACAGTAGAGCCATGACTGCCAGTCAGAAAAACAGCTGAGTAGGAGTTTGCAGTTTAAGAAACCTCTGAAACTGCATACATTATGTTTAGATTAGATGGAGAAGAGTTTCATAACTAACAAAGCCTACTGCAATTATGCTATGATCAGGTCAACACcataacaaaaaatatgttctCACTGAAGGTAATGGGAAAAATATCCCTTATACTCGGTGGAAccacattaatttaaaaaatctcagaTCATCATCTATACAGCTCTCTGTTATTGGGTTTGTGATTGTGAAAGGATGCCTTTTTCTCCATTATTGTGTATTACAGGTTACTGGTGAATGCAGCACAGTACAATGTGTTATCTGATTTAGCTGGGAACACTACCTGCACGTCCAGGGTGATTCACATGCTCTCTGCTATGCCCATACCGCTCCCATGCCAGGTGGCCTGGCTTGTTGTGAGCAGATGAGGCAATATTCTCCTCCTTTGCTCCTCCTTGCCTCCTGACTACAGCCCCCATAGcaccagggcaggcagggctctCCACATAACTTCAATCCTAAACACGAGACAGAAGTAGGAGTTAGTACCATGCTGTTAGGGGGTTAGATAAcaattctgctgcttctgagccCACAGTGTGGTTTCTCCTGCAGCCTTATGAAACCCCTGTGAAGAGCTTGGTTGGCCTCGAGCTGCCTTTCCCTGAGGCTGCCTTGGGGGAAGGGCATGCAGAACTTTCTGGAAGCTGCTTACCTAGGCCCTAGAGGTAAGGCCCAGGTCTGCCAATGGCAAAGGCAGAGTCATTCCCTGGGGAATGGGCTTCAGACCTGCTGGCAGTGGCCCTCGAGATACTCCACATGTTCAACGGGTAATGAGAACCAAGTTCCCACTGGGGCTATCAGTCCCCATCACAGCTTTTCACGGTGACCCACTGGCACCCCTCAAGTTTCACTGTCAGGGCAGCTGCCCAAGGTAGGAGCACCCACCGGGGTGCCTGGGGGGCACTGCTGAAGGTGGTCAGTGACCGTCCCCACTCCTCAGGACCCAGCAAAGAGAGGATGAGGTGGGGGCGGTCAGCAGGGGACTGCAGGGAACAGATGCCTCGATGGGGCTGAAGGGATGGGGTGTGCTGAGGGGGGTGGATCTTCCATGGGACTGTGGGCATCACGGGCTGAGGGGAACGGACGCCTCATGAAGGCTGCAGGAGCTAGGTCTGACCGCGCTGGGCACAGGCGGCAGCGACTTCCcggctccaggcagggctgacGGGGGCGGAGGCGGTGGGAGCGTCAGCAGCCTGCGACCGAGGCGGAAGGAGGCGCTGGGCGGGCTCCGCGTGTGAGGAGAGCCGGGCCGCGCCGGGCCGAGCCTGGGGAGGTAAACGGCTCGGGGCACGGGGAGAACCGGTGGCAACCGCGGGGACGTGGGGCGCTGGGGCGAGGGCGTTCCTCCCCGTGGAGCCGCCGCCCGGGGCCGTTACGGGTTAACGCTGTTCTCCCGCAGGCGAATGCCGCCTCTcaccccttccctgcccagtCCGTGCTTCTCACCTGCCCGCAGCTCAGGTTCCCGGGTCCGCTGGGACGGGCTGATGCTCTGCTGGGGTGCAGGAGCCGCATTACAGCCCTCGGGATACGGAAGAGGACTGAGGGGAGTCCTGGCACCGGGGTCAACTCCGAGAGGGGGCAGGGAGCGACTCCCCAGCCTGCGTGTGCCTGGGCGGGGAGGGGGCTGTGCCTGCCTCGGCTGCGGGAGGTTCCCCTGTCCCCGTGCCAAAGCAGCCAGGCTTCAGGACGGGGAAGGGGCACCCTGCCAGGTCCCTGTGGGAGCTGGTTAGGGAAGAGAGATGTGAGCCTGCGTTCTGATTGAAGGGAACACAGAATCGTGTTAGTGGTTTTATTTGTGAGGCTGCGAGGGATCGCCTGGGGCGTTTAGGTTGCTGCAGGCGTGGCAAGCCCAGAGAAAAGTCCTGACCCCGTGTCAGGGGGCACCGCCTCAGTTTCCAGGCACTGCCGTCCCCCCACCGCCTTTCCCCCTACGCCGTGTGGCAACAGCTGTGCTGTACCAATCCCTTGTGTGCTGCCCggggaaaaacaaagcagtgcGGGAGCCTCTGCACTGCCAAGGAATGGAAAATACTGGAAGTGGTTGTAGCTCACTGTGCTCCTTGACAAGGGGGCGATGCAAGGAAACTTCCAAAATTCTTCACAGATGCCAATTTTACCCCAAATATATGAACATAATGTGTCAGGTGAGGTCTGAGCTGGAGAGATGTGTCACTTGCGATGTCAGTGTGCACTGACATGGATGGATTtgctggacttgatgatcttaaatgtcccttccagccttgatgattctgtgattcactgCTGTGACTATTAGCTGTGGTAAGTGTAGTGGCTCAAAGGAAGGCAAGGAAGCTGGGAGCCAGTTGGTGTAATCAAAGGTAGAGGAATTCACTCGGGGTTCTTGCATGCTTGCTACAGGATTCTTTTGCACATGGGTGTAACTGCAGTAAATACTGTGAAAGAAATGGATTTCATTCCTTTCAAATGACACTTGTGAGAGCTGAAAACTGCACTGCATTACAAGTATCTGGAATGAGAGCTATGTGTCATTTATGAAAGATTAAAACATGAACATAATCACAAGGTGCAAGCTGTAAAAGACAGCATTTTTTCTATCTCATAAAGTCCTTTATGTATACATTTCTGAATTCATGGGGTGCCCTTCTTACTATTTCACCAGATGTCCAGACAAGCCTCTTCTCCCTTGGCATCTAAATACCTTATGCAATAAGCATGTCATAAACTTTGGAAGTTTCAGCCACAAGCATATCTGTTTATCAACCCCAGTGATTGCAGTGGAAAAATGATAAATCTAGCTTCTTAACACCAAATTGAGCTACATGGAGTTCCAGGCAGGAACCAGACTACAGACACCAGACTACACTTTGAGAACTGaaggtttttaattaaaatgatgaaGCAGGACCAGACTCTTAAACATTCAACAGAAAAGTGCTGGAATTCAGTAATTATTCTGAAACCAAAAGTAATGCTGCTTTTGATTCAGGTATGGTGTACCAGAAATCTGACTTTCAAAGCCTTTTGTCATAGGTTTTAATTTCTAACTTTGGGATCCCTATTACTTCGTTAAACAATTCTTGAATGAACTGATCAACCTGCAGCTTATACAGTTAGCTGCTTTATCTGAAAGGCAATGTCAGGTTTCATTTTAAGTCACCTTCTTATTTCTAGATTGTCTTCTAAAAGCCATCAAAATTTAATTGTCATTCTCTAAAACAGCTCTGAGACCATGGGGCTGAAGTGATTTGACTGTTGGCATTAGCTTGCAAATGGTTGTTTACATTTAGCTGGAGCAGAGATCACTTCCCAGACAGTTACTTTGCATCCCCCAATGGCAAATTAAAGGCCAcagtattcttttttttccccacatggTTAGTCAAGTTTATGCATAAATTCATGCATTTAGCCTATCTCTAAACGTTCATTTGGAAAACTTTCAAGTATACTTCTGCTAGTGGTCGTAATTGCTGGTGATTGAGGTCCAGGCAAGTAGCAGAATGTCTTTATTATGTTGTAAATCACC
This sequence is a window from Parus major isolate Abel chromosome 5, Parus_major1.1, whole genome shotgun sequence. Protein-coding genes within it:
- the CKB gene encoding creatine kinase B-type isoform X1; the encoded protein is MPFSNSHNLLKMKYKPEEEYPDLKAHNNHMAKVLTPDLYKKLRDKQTPSGFTLDDCIQTGVDNPGHPFIMTVGCVAGDEESYEVFKELFDPVIEDRHGGYKPSDQHKTDLNADNLQGGDDLDPNYVLSSRVRTGRSIRGFCLPPHCSRGERRAIEKLSVEALGSLEGDLKGKYYALRNMTDAEQQQLIDDHFLFDKPVSPLLLASGMARDWPDARGIWHNDNKTFLVWINEEDHLRVISMQKGGNMKEVFNRFCNGLTKIESLFKAKNYEFMWNPHLGYILTCPSNLGTGLRAGVHIKIPHLGKHEKFGEVLKRLRLQKRGTGGVDTAAVGGVFDVSNADRLGFSEVELVQMVVDGVKLLIEMEKRLEKGQSIDDLMPAQK
- the CKB gene encoding creatine kinase B-type isoform X2; translated protein: MAQLNNQRLPPDEEYPDLSSHNNHMAKVLTLDLYKKLRDRVTPSGFTLDDVIQTGVDNPGHPFIMTVGCVAGDEESYEVFKELFDPVIEDRHGGYKPSDQHKTDLNADNLQGGDDLDPNYVLSSRVRTGRSIRGFCLPPHCSRGERRAIEKLSVEALGSLEGDLKGKYYALRNMTDAEQQQLIDDHFLFDKPVSPLLLASGMARDWPDARGIWHNDNKTFLVWINEEDHLRVISMQKGGNMKEVFNRFCNGLTKIESLFKAKNYEFMWNPHLGYILTCPSNLGTGLRAGVHIKIPHLGKHEKFGEVLKRLRLQKRGTGGVDTAAVGGVFDVSNADRLGFSEVELVQMVVDGVKLLIEMEKRLEKGQSIDDLMPAQK